A stretch of Microtus pennsylvanicus isolate mMicPen1 chromosome 5, mMicPen1.hap1, whole genome shotgun sequence DNA encodes these proteins:
- the Il7 gene encoding interleukin-7 isoform X3, whose product MTGNGNNCPNKEPNFFKKHPCDDAKEAAFLNRAARKLNQFLKMNISEEFNIHLLTVSQGTQTLVNCTSKEEKNPKDQKKNDPCFLKRLLREIKTCWNKILKGSI is encoded by the exons ATGACAGGAAATGGTAACAATTGCCCAAATAAAGAaccaaacttttttaaaaaacatccatGTGATGATGCAAAG GAAGCTGCTTTTCTAAATCGTGCTGCTCGCAAGTTAAATCAATTTCTTAAAATGAATATCAGTGAAGAATTCAATATCCACTTACTAACAGTTTCCCAAGGCACACAGACACTAGTGAACTGCACAAGCAAG gaagaaaagaatccAAAGGACCAGAAAAAGAATGACCCATGTTTCCTGAAGAGACTGCTGAGAGAGATAAAGACCTGCTGGAATAAAATCTTGAAAGGCAGCATATAA
- the Il7 gene encoding interleukin-7 isoform X2, which translates to MFLFLPCALDKMTGNGNNCPNKEPNFFKKHPCDDAKEAAFLNRAARKLNQFLKMNISEEFNIHLLTVSQGTQTLVNCTSKEEKNPKDQKKNDPCFLKRLLREIKTCWNKILKGSI; encoded by the exons ATGTTCCTGTTTCTCCCTTGTGCTCTG GACAAAATGACAGGAAATGGTAACAATTGCCCAAATAAAGAaccaaacttttttaaaaaacatccatGTGATGATGCAAAG GAAGCTGCTTTTCTAAATCGTGCTGCTCGCAAGTTAAATCAATTTCTTAAAATGAATATCAGTGAAGAATTCAATATCCACTTACTAACAGTTTCCCAAGGCACACAGACACTAGTGAACTGCACAAGCAAG gaagaaaagaatccAAAGGACCAGAAAAAGAATGACCCATGTTTCCTGAAGAGACTGCTGAGAGAGATAAAGACCTGCTGGAATAAAATCTTGAAAGGCAGCATATAA